The proteins below come from a single Pichia kudriavzevii chromosome 2, complete sequence genomic window:
- a CDS encoding uncharacterized protein (PKUD0B10170): MSHTAEKDNYEEHGKEGAVNIENKNVSDSISSDEEVEELSSFEISDNGGHSEDQKASDLDSSISDKNGNTIDESRKEKTEPFSHFGSNSEIPMMSTPKKSRIHHHISDRDNPPADIPQSIKTTDSAKRCATLSSDTFETPKTVDTRTSTMTSNTHLDYNNMNNDLNFSGAAVIRGKQSNDVGKRKFLNKSPQKRLSRQNNYDTSFDIKSDFNQSPIEKFFAKLNIEEDETQEENVNNIAAATKETFDLQNQLTNCKVQIKLLNDLLRDKLFNSLTNGVNRDEMSENFEKHVLDTIDYRFHTSNLNELPTDYAAITRENQSLKEKNEDLQQNLEMLREQFLEQAHNQFDWQNRINKVISKLNYNQQVEPSNKINNFEDILMSLDDHINKLISTQTKPAAADSMDHLNNQDTQVPNNLSEHTSRQPDILETSDSVLLERLNKYKEQLEHSECERKKLLQFQKKLHLQVERLLMNESNLKQQESEHKRLLSDIERKYSTLSHQNLELLENNRNEKAALNEIIICLKNYHIVFIDLLKKVIDPTSTGKIQSALDALVGQKDYKQVLKILTVTQNFEIESISTILKNYEAIVKEKSNLISNNSVILDLKSQNNILNRKLLELEKARATETSRVKELESQNSILKDRMSEKSDIVSQLKQLRLDDLNTKWKTAEVALSQTKKGAMMKIHELEQEIEALKSHLKE; this comes from the coding sequence ATGAGTCATACTGCTGAAAAGGATAACTACGAGGAGCATGGGAAAGAAGGCGCTGTAAATATCGAAAATAAGAACGTTTCTGACTCGATTTCttcagatgaagaagttgaagaacttTCAAGTTTCGAAATATCAGATAACGGGGGTCATTCTGAGGACCAAAAAGCAAGTGATTTGGATTCAAGTATAAGTGATAAAAATGGTAATACCATTGATGAGtcaaggaaagaaaaaactgagccattttctcattttggTTCTAATTCTGAGATACCAATGATGTCAACACCCAAGAAATCTAggattcatcatcatattTCTGATAGAGACAATCCTCCTGCCGATATTCCACAAAGCATCAAAACAACAGATTCAGCTAAAAGATGTGCCACATTGTCTAGTGATACGTTTGAAACCCCAAAAACAGTAGATACTCGCACTTCCACAATGACATCAAACACCCATCTTGATTATAATAATATGAATAACGACCTTAATTTCTCAGGAGCTGCAGTTATCAGAGGAAAACAGTCTAATGATGTAGGTAAGCGAAAATTTCTGAACAAATCACCTCAGAAACGTTTGAGTAGGCAGAATAACTACGATACGTCCTTTGATATCAAATCTGACTTCAATCAAAGTCCGatagaaaagttttttGCTAAACTGaacattgaagaagatgaaacaCAGGAAGAGAATGTCAACAACATAGCAGCTGCAACAAAAGAAACGTTTGATTTGCAGAATCAGCTTACAAACTGCAAAGTCCAGATCAAACTATTAAATGATTTATTAAGAGACAAGCTCTTCAACTCTTTAACTAACGGGGTGAATAGGGACGAAATGTCcgaaaattttgaaaaacatgttTTGGACACTATTGACTATAGATTCCACACTTCTAATCTGAATGAACTACCAACTGATTATGCGGCGATTACAAGGGAAAACCAGTCCttaaaggagaagaatGAAGATTTACAACAGAACTTGGAAATGCTAAGAGAACAGTTTTTGGAGCAGGCTCACAACCAGTTTGATTGGCAGAATAGAATAAACAAGGTTATATCCAAGCTGAATTATAATCAGCAAGTGGAGCCTTCTAATAAAATAaacaattttgaagatataTTGATGTCTCTTGATGATCATATTAATAAATTAATAAGTACTCAAACTAAACCTGCTGCTGCAGATTCTATGGACCATCTTAATAATCAAGATACTCAAGTGCCCAATAATTTATCTGAACACACTTCAAGGCAACCTGATATACTAGAAACTTCAGACAGTGTATTACTTGAGCGCTTGaataaatacaaagaaCAATTGGAACATTCAGAATGtgagaggaaaaaattgcTGCAGTTTCAGAAAAAGCTACATCTACAAGTTGAAAGGTTGCTTATGAATGAATCAAATTTGAAGCAGCAAGAGTCTGAACATAAAAGGCTTTTATCTGATATCGAAAGGAAATACTCTACATTGAGCCACCAAAACCTTGAGTTGCTTGAAAATAACCGTAATGAAAAAGCTGCtttaaatgaaattatTATATGCTTGAAGAACTACCATATAGTCTTCATCGATTTGCTGAAAAAGGTAATCGATCCAACTTCCACTGGTAAAATACAGTCTGCGTTGGACGCATTAGTTGGACAGAAAGACTATAAACAAGTGCTGAAGATTTTAACAGTGACTCAGAATTTTGAGATTGAATCTATCTCAACAATTCTCAAGAACTATGAGGCGATAGTGAAGGAAAAATCCAACTTGATATCAAATAACAGCGTAATTCTTGACTTGAAATCTCAGAATAACATATTGAACAGAAAGCTTTTGGAGTTGGAAAAAGCTAGAGCTACTGAAACTTCACGAGTAAAAGAACTTGAATCCCAAAACTCGATACTTAAAGATAGAATGAGTGAGAAAAGTGATATCGTGTCtcaattgaaacaattgaGACTGGATGACTTGAATACAAAATGGAAGACTGCAGAGGTGGCTCTCagtcaaacaaaaaaaggtgcgatgatgaaaatacaTGAACTAGAACAAGAAATCGAGGCTCTTAAATCTCATCTGAAGGAATGA
- a CDS encoding uncharacterized protein (PKUD0B10180; similar to Saccharomyces cerevisiae YPL083C (SEN54); ancestral locus Anc_8.559), whose protein sequence is MQSLTSDELMCRSASVSTSGATPMVNDYSRSNLSSSESFLESPLGTPLSTRGSTPLPSSFARDAMEAEFSDESDDELQDWSMLNSFSKKGMKDMEPLLTDADIHQLSAYDQNKLNKARNMRFNALAVKRGAIVNLENLKASTIYINKDDHNDLFMLQPKGKFLETMGFIDNQNVCHFGFEEVLYLVERGSCMLKFWDPNNGENNKIYDKMPPLSLQVAYSILVKSEEQLTQYLVYSILKRDGYIITRHEEFGGLISGKKSEILKPADELFKNVRMSFWTRLLVSVSDFFGIRFPFKLAFSYFNIFTFLHSKIWKQSMSISDLPRIQADINEPSKVHKISFNVWKPSPNFKKKNPPLPDYQISIFKAAEKIPKYSEIRSLLERARSNPDTYKPKPKTRAKNKQRDEDKKEMGKTRTKSLDSSWDYSKGIDMAALKSDPNRITLAIVDNTTVNFITLSHVSFVAQGPVWRDHWVTWRPPARKNNKRNTKKRLDKNPKQLSINTEESNLLSRGSESQKLQMDANFDEVPATAPF, encoded by the coding sequence ATGCAAAGCTTAACAAGTGATGAACTTATGTGCCGCTCAGCTTCTGTATCCACATCTGGAGCAACACCAATGGTAAATGATTACTCAAGGTCGAATTTAAGTTCATCAGAGTCTTTCTTAGAATCTCCTCTTGGAACACCACTTTCAACAAGAGGATCCACTCCCTTGCCATCATCTTTTGCGAGGGACGCTATGGAGGCTGAGTTTTCAGACgaaagtgatgatgaattacAAGATTGGTCTATGCTAAATAGCTTTTCAAAGAAGGGTATGAAAGACATGGAACCATTATTAACCGATGCCGatattcatcaattatCAGCATATGATCAGAATAAACTTAACAAGGCTAGGAATATGAGATTTAATGCGCTAGCAGTAAAAAGAGGTGCCATTGTGAATTTGGAGAATTTAAAGGCAAGTacaatatatataaataaagaCGATCATAATGACCTTTTCATGCTTCAACCGAAAGGGAAATTTTTAGAGACTATGGGATTTATTGACAACCAAAATGTTTGCCATTTTGGGTTTGAGGAGGTTTTGTATCTAGTTGAGAGGGGTAGTTGTATGTTGAAATTCTGGGATCCTAATAACggtgaaaataacaagATATATGATAAAATGCCACCTCTGAGCTTGCAAGTAGCTTATTCTATTTTGGTTAAAAGTGAGGAGCAGTTGACCCAGTATCTAGTATATTCTATTCTAAAACGTGATGGCTACATCATTACAAGACATGAAGAATTTGGAGGATTAATATCTGGTAAGAAATCCGAAATACTCAAACCTGCAGATGAACTCTTCAAGAACGTAAGAATGAGTTTTTGGACTCGATTACTAGTTAGTGTATCTGATTTTTTCGGTATTAGGTTCCCATTCAAATTGGCTTTTTcatatttcaatattttcacatttttGCATTCAAAAATATGGAAGCAATCCATGAGTATCTCCGACCTTCCCAGAATACAAGCTGACATTAATGAACCAAGTAAAGTGCATAAAATATCATTTAATGTTTGGAAGCCTTCTCCAAACtttaagaagaaaaatccGCCTTTACCTGATTATCAGATTTCGATATTTAAAGCTGCTGAGAAAATACCTAAATACTCTGAAATAAGATCTTTACTTGAAAGAGCAAGATCAAACCCTGATACTTACAAGCCAAAACCAAAGACCAGGGccaaaaacaaacagaGAGATGAAgataagaaagaaatggGAAAAACTAGGACAAAGTCTCTCGATTCAAGCTGGGATTATTCTAAAGGCATAGACATGGCTGCACTCAAGTCTGACCCAAATAGGATAACTTTGGCTATAGTTGATAATACAACGGTGAATTTTATTACACTTTCCCACGTTAGTTTTGTCGCTCAAGGTCCTGTTTGGAGAGATCACTGGGTTACTTGGCGTCCACCTGCACgtaaaaataataaacGAAACACGAAAAAAAGACTGGATAAAAATCCCAAACAGCTATCGATCAACACCGAAGAGAGTAACCTTCTTTCACGAGGAAGCGAAAGTCAGAAATTACAAATGGATGCCAATTTTGACGAGGTTCCTGCCACAGCCCctttttaa
- a CDS encoding uncharacterized protein (PKUD0B10190; similar to Saccharomyces cerevisiae YPL047W (SGF11); ancestral locus Anc_8.496) translates to MLTSDNMMSYATFCGNVLDDMLEQIIHNVISRSLLDEKLTRKDYGTIRAPIFHDPPSFGQTDAGNENSEINPINIDDDTTDGKEDAADENGNIDNIKHHKHTKLNKLNKVNKNYKKKDTSRYTEPDIGRFQFVINGKDIYVNALDANRKLLGDKASLLTLGTAQDLYFKCSNCDRKIAGSRFSAHIDKCLGGRSRK, encoded by the coding sequence aTGCTAACCTCAGACAACATGATGTCTTATGCTACGTTTTGTGGTAATGTCCTTGACGATATGCTGGAACAGATCATACACAACGTCATTTCACGTTCTTTACTGGATGAAAAACTCACCCGTAAAGATTATGGCACAATTAGGGCTCCTATTTTCCACGATCCGCCATCCTTTGGCCAGACCGACGCTGGCAACGAAAATAGCGAGATCAATCCCAtaaatattgatgatgatactACCGATGGCAAAGAAGATGCTGCTGATGAGAACGGCaatattgataatataAAACATCACAAGCACACTAAACTCAATAAACTGAATAAAGTCAataaaaactataaaaagaaagacacCTCACGATATACGGAGCCTGATATTGGAAGATTCCAATTTGTCATAAATGGAAAAGATATTTACGTCAATGCATTAGATGCCAATCGAAAACTACTTGGCGACAAGGCTTCGTTATTAACTCTTGGTACTGCACAAGATCTGTATTTTAAGTGTTCAAATTGTGATAGAAAGATTGCTGGAAGCCGGTTCAGTGCACACATTGATAAATGTCTGGGTGGAAGATCAAGAAAGTAG